The following are from one region of the Nitrospirota bacterium genome:
- a CDS encoding efflux RND transporter periplasmic adaptor subunit, protein MKYKGWIKTHKKLSVSVLAVFVSILIWIIWQPPSWYEVLETAKAERSSLENVVVQTGIIKPQVGAVVKIGARTTGEIISMYARVGREVKKGELIAKIDDRDTKKEIEELQMNIAKVQATLTKLRESYPQKMNEANDDFKQKRAKSDLAKLQYERQEALLEKGYIAKNDYDRAKSEFIQADLDAAKSSDTRKRTKIECVGDIKVAEGDLALLKHSLQRAEIRLSYTNIISPIDGVVTEVSGQEGETVVTGLQVANLVTVLSPGKLDMWIYVDETDIGRIRKGLEAEFTVDTYPDKTFKGTIDRIDPQPLVKDNIVYFQAIVMLPKETATLLRPEMTTHVKIVTETKQNVLTVPNGSVKYEDGKYVVYLVKTGGAIEKADVKIGIRGQQKTEVLSGLKDSDVVASKLIIKKRPKKRK, encoded by the coding sequence TTGAAATACAAAGGCTGGATAAAAACACATAAGAAGCTCTCGGTTAGTGTCCTTGCCGTTTTCGTATCAATATTAATCTGGATAATCTGGCAGCCTCCCTCATGGTATGAAGTACTTGAAACAGCTAAAGCAGAGCGTTCATCTTTAGAAAATGTAGTAGTGCAAACAGGAATAATCAAGCCGCAGGTGGGTGCTGTTGTAAAGATAGGCGCAAGAACTACAGGTGAGATTATCTCAATGTATGCCCGTGTAGGACGTGAGGTAAAAAAGGGCGAGTTGATAGCCAAAATAGACGACAGAGATACAAAGAAAGAGATAGAGGAGTTGCAGATGAACATAGCAAAGGTACAGGCAACTCTAACGAAACTCAGGGAAAGTTACCCGCAAAAAATGAATGAGGCAAACGACGATTTTAAGCAAAAGAGGGCAAAGTCCGATCTGGCTAAGTTGCAGTATGAGCGGCAAGAGGCGCTGCTTGAGAAGGGCTACATTGCCAAAAATGATTATGACAGGGCAAAATCCGAGTTTATTCAGGCAGATTTGGATGCGGCTAAATCAAGTGATACTCGAAAGCGTACAAAGATAGAGTGTGTTGGAGACATAAAGGTAGCGGAAGGCGATTTGGCTTTGCTTAAGCACAGTTTGCAAAGGGCTGAGATTAGGCTTTCCTACACAAACATAATCTCACCGATAGATGGCGTAGTTACGGAGGTAAGCGGTCAGGAGGGGGAGACCGTTGTGACAGGCTTACAGGTGGCAAACCTTGTTACGGTGCTCTCCCCGGGAAAACTTGACATGTGGATATACGTGGATGAGACCGACATCGGGCGCATACGAAAAGGGCTTGAAGCGGAATTTACAGTGGACACGTATCCTGATAAAACCTTTAAAGGAACAATAGACAGGATAGACCCTCAGCCGCTGGTTAAGGATAATATCGTGTATTTTCAGGCAATTGTGATGCTACCTAAAGAAACTGCAACATTGTTGAGGCCAGAGATGACAACTCACGTTAAAATTGTGACTGAGACAAAGCAAAACGTACTAACAGTGCCAAATGGCTCAGTGAAGTATGAGGACGGCAAGTATGTGGTATATTTGGTAAAAACAGGCGGCGCAATAGAAAAGGCAGATGTAAAAATTGGAATACGCGGACAACAAAAGACCGAGGTACTGTCAGGGCTAAAAGACAGTGATGTTGTGGCTTCAAAACTTATAATAAAAAAGAGACCTAAGAAAAGAAAATAA
- the larC gene encoding nickel pincer cofactor biosynthesis protein LarC — MKTCYIECKSGVSGDMLSGALIDAGVPTEYLSGTLKGLPLQEFEITSRPIMRGGIRGVKFDVRTVETGAERTWGDINEIYRNSTLSDNIRNRSLTIFESLFKAEGKVHGKSYDEVHLHELGAVDCMVDITSFVAGIQYLGVEEIRFSKINVGGGTVMTSHGTLPVPAPVTAELLKGVPIYSDCDDMELSTPTGAAIAKTMANGFTPMPDMTVTSVGYGCGEKDLSSRPNVLRVFVGETHENNIGERVLVIESNIDDMPGEIYGYLMERLFDAGALDVYFTPIVMKKSRPATKLTVICSHSIENTLSDIIFAETTTFGLRSWELSRRVLKREMKMVITPYGYIKVKTAIGHDGRVITVSPEYEDCKRVAVSHKIPLKRAMEEALKNFEIQRLDKNT; from the coding sequence ATGAAAACTTGTTATATAGAGTGTAAGTCCGGTGTCAGCGGGGATATGCTAAGCGGCGCTCTGATAGATGCCGGTGTGCCGACAGAGTATCTTAGTGGCACATTAAAAGGGCTTCCATTGCAGGAATTTGAGATTACGTCAAGGCCTATTATGAGAGGCGGCATAAGGGGGGTTAAGTTTGACGTCCGGACTGTTGAAACCGGAGCCGAAAGAACATGGGGTGACATAAACGAAATCTACCGAAATTCCACACTTTCTGATAATATAAGAAATAGGTCGCTGACCATCTTTGAATCCCTTTTTAAAGCTGAGGGAAAAGTGCACGGTAAATCGTATGATGAGGTGCACTTGCACGAGCTTGGAGCAGTTGATTGTATGGTTGACATAACGAGTTTTGTTGCAGGGATTCAGTACCTTGGAGTTGAGGAAATCCGGTTTTCCAAAATAAACGTGGGAGGGGGCACTGTTATGACCTCACATGGAACGCTGCCGGTGCCTGCTCCGGTAACGGCAGAGCTTTTAAAGGGAGTCCCTATATACTCCGATTGTGATGATATGGAACTATCCACACCAACCGGGGCAGCAATAGCAAAGACGATGGCCAATGGATTTACACCGATGCCGGATATGACTGTTACCTCAGTAGGGTATGGTTGTGGCGAAAAGGATCTCTCCAGCAGACCAAATGTTTTACGTGTTTTTGTTGGGGAGACGCATGAAAATAATATAGGAGAGAGGGTGCTTGTCATTGAGAGTAATATAGATGACATGCCAGGAGAGATTTATGGCTACCTGATGGAAAGACTCTTTGATGCCGGAGCGCTTGATGTGTATTTCACTCCAATAGTAATGAAAAAAAGCCGGCCAGCGACAAAGCTTACAGTGATATGCTCTCATAGCATAGAAAATACCTTAAGCGATATAATATTTGCCGAAACTACAACGTTTGGACTTAGGAGCTGGGAACTTTCACGGCGAGTATTGAAACGGGAAATGAAGATGGTGATTACCCCATACGGTTACATTAAAGTAAAGACAGCCATTGGGCATGATGGCCGTGTTATCACGGTATCCCCTGAGTATGAGGATTGCAAACGGGTTGCCGTCTCCCATAAAATCCCGCTAAAGAGAGCTATGGAGGAGGCTTTAAAGAACTTTGAAATACAAAGGCTGGATAAAAACACATAA
- the dsrB gene encoding dissimilatory-type sulfite reductase subunit beta: MSAIPDRQTDIGPPHYEKFLHPVIKKNYGKWKYHEIINAGLMVHVSESGDKIYTVRVASPRLIATTTIREYCEVAKKHSDGFLRFTSRNNVEFFATTEEKAKALMADLTSRGYMLGGIGPRISNVVHTQGWVHCHSAATDASGLVKALMDELHEYFTTKELQNRVRLAVACCVNMCGAVHCSDIALVGVHKTPPRIDHENLKNACEIPSTIGACPTSAISPDPSKKSVKIKLEKCMYCGNCYSVCPAMPISDAENDGVAIVVGGKVSNLRSAPKFSRLAVPWIPNEPPRWPKVVAAVKTILNAYIKGAKKHERVGEWVDRIGWESFFKETGLEFKIQHIDDFTFARQTFRTSAAFKWT, from the coding sequence ATGTCAGCAATACCAGACAGACAGACAGACATAGGCCCACCCCATTATGAAAAGTTTTTGCATCCAGTAATAAAGAAAAACTATGGCAAATGGAAATATCACGAGATAATCAACGCAGGACTTATGGTCCATGTGTCAGAGAGCGGCGATAAAATCTACACCGTAAGAGTGGCCTCCCCAAGACTTATAGCCACTACTACAATAAGAGAGTACTGTGAAGTAGCAAAGAAACACTCAGACGGCTTCCTTCGCTTTACCTCAAGGAACAACGTTGAATTTTTTGCAACCACCGAGGAAAAAGCAAAGGCTCTTATGGCTGACTTAACATCAAGAGGTTACATGCTGGGCGGTATCGGGCCAAGAATCAGTAACGTTGTTCACACTCAGGGATGGGTTCACTGCCATTCAGCGGCTACTGACGCATCCGGCCTTGTTAAAGCTCTCATGGATGAGCTGCATGAGTACTTTACCACTAAAGAGCTTCAAAACAGAGTAAGACTTGCCGTAGCATGTTGTGTTAACATGTGCGGAGCCGTACACTGTTCAGACATAGCCCTCGTGGGAGTTCACAAGACTCCGCCAAGAATAGACCATGAAAACCTTAAAAACGCTTGTGAAATTCCCTCCACAATCGGTGCATGTCCGACAAGCGCCATAAGCCCTGACCCGTCTAAAAAGAGCGTAAAGATAAAACTTGAAAAGTGCATGTACTGCGGTAACTGTTACTCAGTTTGCCCTGCAATGCCGATATCTGATGCGGAAAACGATGGCGTAGCCATAGTTGTAGGCGGTAAAGTATCAAATCTTAGGTCAGCACCTAAGTTTTCACGTCTTGCTGTGCCCTGGATACCTAATGAGCCGCCGAGGTGGCCAAAGGTTGTTGCCGCCGTTAAGACTATCTTAAATGCCTACATAAAGGGCGCAAAAAAGCACGAGAGAGTCGGCGAATGGGTAGATAGAATCGGGTGGGAGAGTTTCTTTAAAGAGACCGGCCTTGAATTCAAAATCCAGCATATTGACGATTTCACATTTGCGCGTCAGACATTCAGAACTTCAGCAGCATTTAAGTGGACGTAG
- the dsrA gene encoding dissimilatory-type sulfite reductase subunit alpha: MGKKYETPLLDELKKGAFPSFVTEIEKAAALTGQPEDLASMASDLLGHTELCYKEKVTHWKHGGIVGVRGYGGGVIGRYSDIPAKFPGVAHFHTVRINSPSGFYYEADSLKEICDLWDKYGSGLTNMHGSTGDMVMLGTRTEYLEPFFAEVSSRGWDLGGSGSAMRTPSCCLGMSRCEWANIDTMAITNDITQHYQDEMHRPAFPYKFKFKAAGCPVDCIASIARADMSIIGTWKGDIRIDQAEVKEYSKKMNIQSEVIDMCPTECMSFNGNELLINNSQCNRCMHCLARMPKALRPGTEKGATLLLGSKAPIVTGALMSWVIVPFIKMEPPYKEFYDLIDKIWEWWDENGKNRERIGELIERVSFPKFLKEVGLDPHPAMVKEPRRDPFFFWSEEDLAK; this comes from the coding sequence ATGGGTAAGAAGTACGAAACACCGTTACTGGATGAGCTCAAAAAGGGAGCTTTCCCGAGTTTTGTAACGGAAATAGAAAAAGCAGCAGCCCTGACAGGACAGCCGGAAGATCTGGCAAGCATGGCATCAGATCTCTTGGGGCATACTGAGCTGTGTTACAAGGAGAAGGTAACCCACTGGAAGCATGGTGGAATAGTTGGAGTAAGAGGTTACGGCGGAGGAGTTATCGGAAGGTATTCAGATATACCGGCCAAGTTCCCGGGCGTTGCCCATTTCCACACTGTAAGAATAAACAGCCCGTCAGGGTTTTACTATGAGGCTGATTCGTTAAAAGAGATCTGTGATCTTTGGGATAAGTATGGTTCAGGACTAACTAATATGCATGGTTCCACTGGCGATATGGTTATGCTTGGAACCCGTACAGAGTATCTTGAGCCGTTTTTTGCTGAGGTTTCATCCAGAGGGTGGGATTTGGGCGGTTCCGGTTCAGCTATGAGAACACCGAGCTGCTGTCTCGGTATGTCCCGTTGTGAGTGGGCAAACATTGACACAATGGCAATAACCAATGATATAACTCAGCACTATCAGGACGAAATGCACAGGCCGGCTTTCCCGTATAAGTTTAAGTTCAAAGCGGCAGGCTGTCCCGTTGACTGTATAGCTTCTATAGCCAGAGCTGACATGTCAATTATTGGTACGTGGAAAGGCGATATTCGCATAGATCAGGCCGAGGTGAAAGAGTATTCCAAGAAAATGAACATACAGTCCGAAGTTATTGACATGTGTCCGACCGAATGTATGTCTTTTAACGGCAACGAGTTATTGATTAATAATTCTCAGTGCAACAGATGTATGCACTGTTTAGCCAGAATGCCTAAGGCTCTGAGACCCGGAACCGAAAAGGGAGCAACTCTTCTTCTGGGAAGCAAGGCACCTATCGTAACCGGAGCACTTATGTCGTGGGTAATCGTTCCCTTTATAAAGATGGAGCCACCGTATAAGGAGTTTTACGACCTGATTGACAAGATATGGGAATGGTGGGATGAAAATGGTAAAAACCGTGAGAGAATCGGTGAGCTTATCGAAAGAGTATCGTTCCCGAAATTCCTGAAAGAGGTTGGTCTTGATCCTCACCCTGCTATGGTTAAAGAGCCAAGACGTGATCCATTTTTCTTCTGGTCAGAGGAAGATCTGGCTAAATAA
- a CDS encoding glycosyltransferase family 4 protein has protein sequence MKILHLLYESKGDYFGIGGVGVRAYELYKFIGKRHDITLLCKKYKGAKDGVINGIKHVFCGIESNSLTVALLSYALFASIYVRLNGHKYDVIIEEFSPAIPTFLYSYRKRPLVAQIQGFTGWRYFGKYNPIYALTLFVFEHIFPKLYKNLILVNAVTARRLNLPKDINMAVIPNGIDETLLKAPMGEDSYILYLGRIDIHTKRLDLLIKAYEDVYKSYPEIKLVIAGDGRDMEKLNTILSGLDEKIRKNISLPGWVEKEQKLEYLSNAFIVVLPSQYEVQPITVTEALAAGRAVVVSDIEELEAAVKAGLCVSFKSGDYKSLAAQIINLIKDTELRHTLGRTGRQWACDYHWEKLSADFENFLLTL, from the coding sequence TTGAAAATACTGCATTTACTGTATGAAAGTAAAGGGGATTATTTTGGAATCGGAGGGGTTGGCGTAAGGGCCTATGAGTTATACAAGTTTATAGGTAAGCGGCATGACATCACACTGCTTTGCAAAAAATATAAGGGCGCTAAAGACGGTGTTATCAATGGAATAAAGCATGTTTTCTGCGGAATAGAAAGCAATAGCCTCACTGTGGCGCTTCTTTCTTATGCGCTCTTTGCCTCCATCTATGTGCGGCTAAACGGCCATAAGTATGACGTAATAATAGAGGAGTTTTCACCTGCGATTCCAACATTTTTGTACTCTTACAGAAAACGCCCTTTAGTAGCTCAAATTCAGGGGTTTACCGGATGGCGGTATTTCGGAAAATATAACCCAATTTATGCTCTTACACTTTTCGTGTTTGAACACATTTTCCCAAAACTCTATAAAAACCTTATACTTGTCAATGCTGTAACTGCAAGGAGACTTAATTTGCCGAAAGATATAAATATGGCAGTTATCCCTAACGGTATTGATGAAACGCTTTTAAAAGCCCCTATGGGTGAGGATAGCTATATTTTATATCTGGGACGTATTGATATTCACACGAAGAGGCTTGACTTGCTTATCAAAGCCTATGAGGATGTTTACAAGTCTTACCCTGAGATTAAATTAGTAATAGCAGGGGATGGCAGAGACATGGAAAAACTCAACACCATACTTTCAGGATTAGACGAAAAAATCAGAAAGAATATTTCACTTCCCGGATGGGTGGAAAAAGAGCAAAAGCTTGAGTATTTAAGCAATGCTTTTATTGTTGTGTTGCCCTCACAGTATGAGGTGCAGCCAATAACAGTTACAGAGGCATTAGCGGCTGGCAGGGCTGTAGTAGTAAGTGATATTGAGGAACTTGAGGCTGCGGTTAAAGCCGGTCTCTGTGTTTCGTTTAAAAGCGGGGATTATAAAAGTTTGGCAGCACAAATTATAAATTTAATAAAAGACACAGAATTAAGACACACTCTTGGCCGCACAGGCAGACAGTGGGCTTGCGATTATCACTGGGAAAAGCTGTCGGCTGATTTTGAAAACTTCCTCCTTACGCTTTAA
- a CDS encoding tetratricopeptide repeat protein — translation MGFFDFLKKDAEKYNHAGNMHYTDGDYDKAIESYTKAIEMDPSFTISYVNRADAYAARGNRKRAVADYTKAIELDPDYALAYFNRGLVYLKQERKDKAMADYKSAVELNSDYGDSYFRRMYTHHHDITDNAKGKTGENSNEINIHSESKVISKADVKSKLPLLVATIAAVAVFVVLIVIGTNNHPPEEPKEKNTVQYVSSGCSFYDREGDGKTATTDDKAATTDNKTATTKDKDAAIADYTKAIEANPKDAVAYFYRASLFQSKGDIDKAIIDFTNAIVINPKYAEAYFYRATFYKEKGEYDKAIADFTKTIELMPDSAEAYYYRAESYAKKADDEKALADMKKAASLGSEPAMHYLRKRSIILLDNETVHQNNKK, via the coding sequence ATGGGTTTCTTTGATTTCTTAAAAAAAGATGCTGAGAAATACAACCACGCCGGAAATATGCACTACACGGATGGCGATTACGATAAAGCGATTGAAAGCTACACCAAAGCCATTGAAATGGATCCATCGTTTACTATTTCTTATGTAAATCGAGCTGATGCTTATGCAGCAAGGGGAAACCGAAAAAGAGCCGTCGCTGATTATACCAAGGCTATAGAGTTAGACCCTGATTACGCTTTGGCGTATTTTAACCGTGGGTTAGTCTATCTCAAACAAGAACGTAAAGACAAGGCTATGGCAGACTATAAAAGTGCTGTTGAATTAAATTCTGATTATGGTGATAGCTACTTCAGACGAATGTACACTCATCATCATGATATAACAGACAACGCAAAGGGTAAAACTGGCGAAAACAGCAATGAAATAAATATTCACTCTGAGAGTAAAGTTATAAGCAAAGCAGACGTAAAGAGCAAACTCCCCTTACTGGTAGCCACCATAGCCGCAGTGGCTGTCTTTGTGGTGTTAATTGTAATTGGCACAAATAATCATCCCCCTGAGGAGCCAAAAGAAAAAAATACTGTTCAGTATGTGAGTAGTGGCTGTTCCTTCTACGACAGAGAAGGTGATGGCAAAACTGCAACCACCGATGATAAGGCCGCAACTACCGATAATAAAACTGCAACCACCAAGGATAAGGATGCGGCAATAGCTGATTATACCAAAGCAATTGAGGCAAACCCAAAGGATGCCGTAGCATACTTTTATCGGGCATCTTTATTTCAAAGCAAAGGGGATATAGATAAGGCTATTATTGATTTTACTAATGCAATAGTGATAAATCCAAAGTATGCTGAGGCTTACTTCTATCGGGCCACTTTTTATAAGGAAAAAGGAGAGTATGATAAGGCTATTGCTGATTTTACCAAAACAATAGAGTTAATGCCGGACAGTGCAGAGGCTTACTACTACCGTGCCGAGTCTTATGCTAAAAAAGCAGACGATGAAAAGGCTCTTGCAGATATGAAAAAGGCAGCCAGCCTCGGTTCTGAACCAGCCATGCATTATCTGAGAAAAAGGAGTATCATATTGTTAGATAATGAAACAGTACACCAAAATAATAAGAAATGA
- a CDS encoding TraR/DksA family transcriptional regulator, protein MENERAEKLKRVKKILLEERQSLIMEAKTEISNFVKGDERQLIDAALDDGDWSVVDVTEDIILQKLHHHKLKLNKIDEALRKIHNGTYGICEDCGQEISEGRLKVLPYAVHCVECKEKVEKIEQMEREQPFQ, encoded by the coding sequence ATGGAGAACGAAAGAGCAGAAAAACTTAAAAGAGTCAAAAAGATTCTCCTAGAAGAGAGACAGTCACTCATTATGGAGGCTAAAACGGAGATTTCTAATTTCGTAAAGGGTGATGAAAGACAGTTAATAGATGCGGCCCTTGACGATGGTGACTGGTCGGTTGTTGATGTGACAGAGGATATTATTTTACAGAAACTTCATCACCACAAGTTGAAGTTAAATAAGATAGATGAGGCTTTAAGGAAAATCCACAACGGCACGTACGGCATATGTGAGGACTGCGGACAGGAAATTAGCGAGGGGAGATTAAAAGTGCTTCCCTATGCGGTACACTGTGTGGAATGTAAGGAAAAGGTTGAAAAAATAGAACAGATGGAAAGAGAACAGCCTTTTCAGTAA
- the frr gene encoding ribosome recycling factor, translating to MLKELEKKADEKMAGVIGHLKKDYAGVRTGRASLGLVDGIMVDYYGTPTALHKVATLGVPDPQTISIQPWEQKVIPMIEKAILKSDLDLTPGNDGKMVRIKIPPLTEERRKQLVKVIKKKAEEAKVSIRNIRRDINEELKKLEKDQHISEDETKRSQAENQKLTDSFIKQIDDITSHKEKEIMEV from the coding sequence ATGTTAAAAGAGTTAGAAAAGAAGGCTGATGAAAAAATGGCGGGAGTGATAGGCCATTTAAAGAAGGATTATGCCGGAGTGAGAACTGGACGTGCTTCGCTTGGGCTGGTTGATGGTATAATGGTTGACTACTATGGAACTCCTACGGCACTGCATAAGGTGGCAACCCTCGGAGTGCCTGACCCTCAGACGATTTCCATTCAACCGTGGGAGCAAAAAGTAATCCCCATGATTGAAAAGGCGATACTGAAGTCCGATCTCGATTTAACGCCTGGAAATGACGGTAAGATGGTCAGAATAAAGATTCCGCCGCTTACTGAGGAAAGAAGAAAACAACTGGTAAAGGTGATAAAGAAAAAAGCTGAAGAGGCAAAGGTATCAATCAGAAACATCCGGCGTGACATTAATGAAGAGTTAAAGAAACTGGAAAAAGACCAGCACATCAGTGAGGATGAGACAAAGCGCTCTCAGGCTGAGAATCAGAAATTGACTGATTCCTTTATTAAACAAATTGATGATATAACATCCCACAAGGAAAAAGAAATAATGGAGGTGTAG
- a CDS encoding UMP kinase: MEQTAKYNRVLVKLSGEALLGEGSFGISSQTVLYVAHEIKAIYDLKIDVAIVIGGGNIFRGVQASVEGIDRATADYMGMLATVINALAIQNALEKIEIPTRVQSAIEMRELAEPYIRRKAIRHLEKGRVVIFAAGTGNPYFTTDTAAALRAMEINSDIIIKATKVDGVYTADPVKDPNAKKYDTIPYADVISQGLKVMDLTAITLCKDNELPIIVLDLKNQGALKRAVLGDKVGTLVGGSV; encoded by the coding sequence ATGGAACAGACGGCTAAATATAACAGGGTACTGGTAAAGCTTAGCGGTGAAGCACTCCTTGGCGAGGGTAGCTTTGGCATATCCTCTCAAACTGTGCTCTATGTGGCGCATGAGATTAAGGCAATATATGATTTAAAGATAGATGTGGCAATTGTAATTGGGGGCGGAAATATTTTTAGAGGCGTGCAAGCCTCCGTAGAGGGTATAGACCGTGCAACTGCTGACTATATGGGTATGCTTGCAACTGTAATAAACGCTTTGGCAATTCAAAATGCCCTTGAAAAAATAGAAATTCCCACACGCGTACAGTCTGCAATAGAGATGCGGGAGCTTGCAGAGCCTTACATAAGGAGAAAAGCTATACGGCATCTGGAAAAGGGCAGGGTGGTGATTTTTGCAGCCGGTACCGGTAATCCATACTTTACCACAGATACGGCGGCAGCCCTTCGGGCGATGGAAATAAACTCTGACATAATAATAAAGGCAACAAAAGTGGATGGCGTTTACACTGCAGACCCGGTAAAGGACCCAAATGCCAAAAAATATGATACAATACCTTATGCAGATGTGATTAGTCAGGGTTTGAAGGTTATGGATTTAACAGCCATAACCCTGTGCAAGGATAATGAACTGCCAATAATAGTGCTTGATTTAAAAAATCAGGGGGCTTTAAAAAGAGCTGTCCTTGGCGATAAAGTTGGTACTCTTGTAGGAGGGTCAGTGTAA
- the tsf gene encoding translation elongation factor Ts produces the protein MEISASLVKDLREKTGAGMMDCKKALTEAGGDFEKALDVLRKRGLATAAKKSGRKASEGVIYSYIHMDKIGVMIELNCETDFVAKTDDYKELAKDIAMHIAASSPDYIDTAEISAEVIEREREIYKAQVANKPANVVDKIVEGKLEKFYSERCLLKQIFVKDPDQKKTINDLLVEKIAKLGENIVVRRFVRFQLGETIATGEPAEE, from the coding sequence ATGGAAATATCAGCCAGCCTTGTTAAAGATTTAAGAGAGAAAACCGGAGCCGGTATGATGGATTGTAAGAAGGCGCTGACGGAGGCCGGAGGGGATTTCGAGAAAGCGCTCGATGTGCTCAGAAAAAGAGGCTTGGCCACGGCAGCAAAGAAATCCGGCAGGAAAGCCTCAGAGGGCGTAATCTACTCATACATCCATATGGATAAAATAGGAGTGATGATAGAGCTTAACTGCGAAACCGATTTTGTTGCCAAAACTGATGACTATAAAGAGCTTGCCAAAGACATAGCAATGCACATAGCGGCGTCAAGCCCCGATTACATAGACACGGCAGAAATATCGGCAGAGGTAATAGAGAGAGAGCGGGAAATATACAAGGCACAGGTCGCAAACAAGCCTGCCAACGTTGTGGATAAAATAGTGGAGGGTAAGCTTGAAAAATTTTATTCCGAGCGGTGCCTTCTAAAGCAGATATTTGTAAAAGACCCTGACCAGAAAAAAACCATCAATGATCTCCTCGTGGAAAAAATTGCAAAGCTTGGCGAAAATATAGTAGTACGGCGCTTTGTGAGATTTCAACTTGGTGAGACAATTGCCACCGGAGAGCCGGCAGAAGAATAA
- the rpsB gene encoding 30S ribosomal protein S2, whose product MVVSMKELLEAGVHFGHQVKRWNPKMKKFIFGERNGIYIIDLQKTVKGMEEAYNFVKDVASTGKDVLFVGTKKQAQDAIAEEAARSGAYYINQRWLGGMLTNFITIKKSIEKLKKIETMKADGTFDVLPKKEVAALEKIRMKLQKNLGGIKDMKKIPGAVFVVDPRRENIAVMEARKLSLPVVSIVDTNCDPDLIDYVVPGNDDAIRAVKLVTSKIADAILEGKAMLNKELVEQAEDVKIEEKIMQDEAEEGRE is encoded by the coding sequence ATGGTAGTATCAATGAAGGAACTTCTTGAGGCCGGAGTACATTTTGGCCATCAGGTAAAGAGATGGAACCCTAAGATGAAGAAGTTCATTTTTGGGGAGAGAAACGGAATCTACATAATAGACCTGCAAAAGACTGTGAAGGGAATGGAGGAGGCCTATAATTTTGTAAAAGATGTCGCATCTACAGGTAAGGACGTTCTGTTTGTGGGCACAAAAAAGCAGGCACAGGATGCAATAGCGGAGGAGGCGGCAAGATCTGGTGCTTATTACATAAACCAGAGATGGCTTGGCGGAATGCTCACTAACTTTATAACAATCAAAAAGAGTATCGAAAAACTCAAAAAAATAGAGACAATGAAAGCGGACGGAACCTTTGACGTACTGCCAAAAAAAGAGGTGGCAGCACTGGAAAAAATCCGTATGAAACTCCAGAAAAATCTGGGCGGAATCAAGGACATGAAAAAGATTCCCGGCGCTGTGTTTGTTGTTGACCCAAGACGTGAAAACATAGCCGTAATGGAGGCAAGAAAACTCTCCTTACCGGTTGTATCAATAGTGGATACAAATTGTGACCCTGACCTTATAGATTACGTAGTACCTGGTAATGACGATGCCATAAGGGCAGTTAAACTTGTTACGTCAAAGATAGCGGATGCAATCTTAGAGGGTAAGGCCATGTTGAACAAGGAGCTGGTGGAACAGGCAGAGGATGTCAAGATAGAGGAAAAAATCATGCAGGATGAAGCAGAAGAAGGGAGGGAGTAA